The following is a genomic window from Strix aluco isolate bStrAlu1 chromosome 3, bStrAlu1.hap1, whole genome shotgun sequence.
GTCGGGATCCCCCACTACACAGTAGATGGCAAAAGGCAGCCAGCTGGCTCCGAAAGTCCCAAGGATTATAGCGAGGGTAGAGACTCCTTTTTTGGTGGCGACATAGTGTGAAGCAGTCAGAAAGTGCTGCTGGAGGGCTATCTGATGGGCATGCCTGCAGACGATCTTGCAGATCTCGATGTAGAGATGGAGCATgatgaggaaaatgagaaagaaagaggCAGACAGCAGCGTCACGTTGCTCTTGGTCAAGGGTCTGACGACGCTGCAGGCGGCGTGGTCATGGAGGCAGTTCCAGCCCAGGACgggcagcagccccaggcagagGGAGATCCCCCAGGCACCCGCCAGCATGGTGTGGATGCAGAGCACCGTCTTCTCCGAGTAGTAGGTGAGGGCGTTGTAGAGGGAGAGGTAGCGATCAACGGTGATGGCCAGCAAGCTACTCACGGAGGCGGCGAAGGAGGCGACGAGGAAGCCCACCGTCAGCAGGCTGACCGTCTCGGAGCGGATCACGTACTGGAAAACGAAGTTGAGGATGAGGCCGAGGCCGGCCAGGAGGTCAGCCGTGGCCAGGCTGCCCACCAGCACGAACATGGGGGTGCGCAGGGCGGGCGAGTAGCAGATGATGGCCACCACCAGGGCGTTCTCGCAGGCGATGGCGGTGCCGGAGACGCAGAGCATCACGTCCCAGGGGTTGAGGGCGGCGGGCACGGGGGGCCGCGACGACAGCTCCAGCCAGCGGCTGCCGTTGCCGCCGCCGTCGGCCGGCAGCCGGGGGGTGGCCGCTCCGCTCTCGTTCAGGGCCGCCGCTGCCTCCATCGCCGCCCGGGCTGTGCGGGGGCAGAGGCGGTGCGCGAGGGCAGCGTGGCGGcgtggcggcgggcggcggggcggcggggcggcgggcggcgggtcGGCGGGGCGCGCAtgccgggcggcggcgccgcaCCCGCCCTGTCTGTGGTGCTGAACGCGCGGAAGTTtcccgccggcccggccgcctcccgcgccccgccccccgcgcgccccgccccgccccccgccccgccccccgccccgcctggccccgccccccgccccgcgccggcccgCCCAGCTGCCGCCGCGGCTTtggcgggagcgggcgggcgccGGGGGCCGCGCGGCGCTTGACGTCAGCGGCGGGTTGCTGCTGTGGGGCGGCGGCGCCATCACAGGCCGGGGCGCAGCGCGGCCCCGCAGccgcagcggggcgggggggtttGGTCGGGGCCACAGCGGAGCCGGCGGGAGCGGAGGCCGCGTGCGGCTGCTGGCCGGGGGTAGCGCTCCTCCGCCCCGCTCTCCTCTCCCGCCGCTGCTTTGCCCCCACTCTGCCTGGGTTTCCCCGCTTTGAATGGCCGCCCGCAGCGCGTCTGTGGGGAGCgtggggcaggctgtgctctGAACCCAGCGGGGGGCGTTGAACGCCCCCGGGTGTAAACGTTTCCGAGCAGCGCTATACATTGCTGTGAAAAAGGTTGTTTCACACTTACCCTCTCCGAACTATATCTGCTCTGGGATTAACAAATCTGTTCACCAGCAAAAGCATCTgcactgtttcctgaggtcccccAAAGTGGTGAGGTCAAACCGGAGAAGACCCGGTTGCATGGGCATAAGAAAGTACCAGCCAACGTATTTCCTCCCTAAAGCACGTGAATCGGTGAAGCAAAGGGTGACTGTCCGTGCCAATCCCTACCAAACCTGGTGTCGCACAAAGGTGGGCAGCAGGTCGTCTCCATCTCCAGCACCAAGGGGACAAGCCAAAAGGTGCCTCCCACCAACCCCACACCCCCAGTCTGGGAGAGTGTGTTTGTTCTGTAACTGCTGAtcaaaatgtggaaataaaacGATTTCTCGGTTATGGGAACAGCATGCAAACCATTTAGACACAGTTTTGAAAAAGACgatcagaagaaaatgtgtttactGTCTTGGACAGTCCAAATGAAGAAGGCACGCAGGCCATGCCACGGTAAAAGGTGGGCACGTTCAAAGGGAATTAGAGCATCAGCATTCATTACATCCATCCCCATCCACATCCTCCTGCAGGCTAAACGCTATTATCAAGACAAGCTGCGAACACTGTGTATCTCTGTAAACAACCGAAGCCATTGCTTCCCAGGATTTCCGAAACATGAAGCTCAGAATAGTTTAATTTGGAAGAGACCCGTGGAGGTCAGGTCTGGGGCATCTCACTGGTCCCACCActtgctcagagcagggacaGCATCAACCATGCAAAGGTTTTCCTCAGGGTCTCTTCAGTCAAGTCTGAATATCCCCAAGGAAGGAGATtgtacagcctctctgggcaagcCATGCCTTACTTCATCCTCAACTAtaaaaatttttttgcttttatctggTTGGACCTTCTTTCACTGCAACTTGTGCCCATAGTCCCTTGTCCTGCGTGGTGTCCCACTGCCTGTGTATTCTCCCATGCCTATCCAGGTGTTACAACAGCATTTGTAACTGCAGCAAGACTGGTTGCAAGGTTTAAGAAGGATTTTCAAGTCTACACGGCTCAAGCACTTGGTCATGTACCCCCACTATAGTTCAGAAAATGCAGTGTTACCTTATTCCCTTTGCCAAGTAGAGAATGGGTTGGGTATGGTCAACATTAGCTAGGATTAAGATTCAAACTGAGACCACAAGAATCCCAGTGCAGAAATGAATGCTGCAGCACAAGGCAAAAGAAGGTAAGGTAAAATCCAAGGTAAAGTAAAATTTTGGTCTTGTCCAGAGGAAATCCTCCAATCTAGCCCCCAGACAGAGGTGGCTTATTTTAACATTAATTAAAATGGCTGTGACAGAATAAATTATtccacacatttttcaaaacagattaaaaatggtGCCGTTCAAACTTAGCAAGTCAGGTTTACAAACATGAACCAATTGGGCTCCACAATGAAACTAAGATCTATAGTATTTTTGTGGTGTCTAGAAAGCATAGAGAGAAACATGTCACCTATTTGCTTTTCAGTAATGAAATGTGATGTGGAAGGTGTCATTTGTGGGTGATTTGTCACATCTTTGACCAACCTATTACCTCTGGGAAACAAGTATGTGGTGAGTCTTTTCTATAAGAGCATGTATATCATAAGGCAGTGCATGCTTTTTATATTCTGGGTATACATAATTTTAAACCTTGGTGTTCTCAAATACTTTTTCCTTAACTGAAACCATTGAGAGCCCATGCTACCAAGGCAGAAGGCATTTCATGTGTGATGAAACCTTGTGAGAGCATTAGGATGTCAGAGTAAGATGTAGGAAGGGATTTTAACCTATGAGCCAGGCCAGTCTCACACCTGTTGTCATATATTTCACTCAATGAAGGAATTGCTCAAGCATCCTAGTGTCTCTCTGAAAGGGAGATGCATGTGTCCAGCTTGACTTTGCTCCTTGTTGTCAGGTGTTTTCTGAGTTCTCCTGGCTCTCTAGTCTCTGCATTTCTCTGGAGTTTCAAGAGGAGGATGCTCTTACAGTCATGTCAGGTTCTTACTGAGCTCAGCAAGCAGCGCTGTGCATCTCCCTCACCTCCCTCACATTGCTGAGTATCAATTGGCAGGGGTAGTGACCAACTCCACAGTTATTAAAACGGTTACACCTCCTTGGGAACTGTTTATATTTCCAGAGGTATCATTAAAGGCCTTTTATCTTCTCAGTACATCTTCTTGCATAAGTCATTCCAACAAAAGGTGAGCCATCTGGATTGCTCTTAATTTTAACTGGTTGTGGGAAAAAGAGGATCCAAAGAGTAGATAAAGCTGGCATCTAACAGCCGCACTCATTTACCACAGCACCATAAGGAGCAGTGGAGGGAGAAGTCTGGCCAGACCTCCTGCACTGTTGTCAAGATGTTTTCATCTTGGCTTCCTAGCTGAGACTGGATCTGCAGATCTCACgggagaatataaaaataaaaagctgtgttTCAGCAGTGCATACCTAAGCACAGCGTATGATATAACTCAGTAATTATCTCAGcgaatttctgaaaattaagcagcaacaaaattaaaaagttgCTGAAATAAACAATCTAAAAACTCTCTGCTTGACTTCTCCATCTGTTCTGAAAGCTGAGCAATATTGCAGTGTAATTTTAATATGTGATTACTTAATTTCGGTTAACTATGGATTATTTTGATAGTCGGTTTTCTTTAATGATTAGTAAGTAGGCTGAGTAAATGTTAAGTATTATTAAATGTGCTTTACATAGCATGAGTtggaaccaaaaaaaaagcacttcaaaATTTATCTTTCCAATAACACACCAAAAATATTGaagaattctttttcttctggcaaCATAAAGCCTTAAAATAAaggtgggaggaggggaagagagaggggaataACACAGATGGCGAGCTAACCAGTACTGACATTTCAGAGATTTCTATGCAGCTGGCGTGAAAAGATGTTTTAAACACTTAGCAATCCATTTAGGCACCTCTTCAAGTTTATCATTTTCCTGACTTGGTGAACTCAGCCTCGTCACCTGGTGTCACTGATGACTAGGTCCTTATTACGATACCCCCTGGCTGATCCTTCAGACTCAGGCGTCCACCTGCAAATATGCTGTATTGCAAAACCTATCGATGGCATGAACCTCAGAGGGGTTCAGGCACCATTTAGAATTTCAATTGCATCCTACGGAGTCCCGTTTCTCTGCCACACATCATGTTTCCCATGTGATCCTTGACTGTGCTTCTTGATGGAGCACTCAGGGTGCCATCAGTCCCCTTTGATGAGTCTTCAGCTGCTTGGCTGCTCTGTCCCTCATGCAGATACAGTCCAGAAAGCAGCCTACGTGTCTGTAGAATCTATTTTACTTGCAGAGTAAGGCTATACGGGCCTGCATAAATGCATGAACACAACCAGTATGCTTTTTCTAGCATGTGCTTGGGGTGAAAATCCTGGTTTACTCTGCTGCATTCAGAGAGCTGCATTTCTCCAATGGATTTTATGGGTGCTCTGGAAAGCGGTACTGTGTCTTATTGTGGTCTCTGAATTGATAACGGAAGTACAGGGACAGACTTTACATAAGCAGGTGAAAATCTGCTTTAAATAGTGCAACAATTACTTATCATCGGGGATGAATTCAGACAACCTTAGGTTGAAACCCGCAGAGTTTGAGCCATTGTGTATTTCTTTCtcagtgagaagaaaatgtaaatgcagGTATGTACAGAAAAGTAGACAGAAGCATAGGAAACACTGTTTTGAGCTTTCACTTATGTCTCTCAAAGGACTTTGCAACAAATTAATGTGAGAGTCCTCGTTCACCCCTTTTCCTTTGTGGGGTAGGATTGTCACCCAGCCTCCCCTCTCCTTGCCCCATCCCACAGTTTCAGCAGCTGCTGGTTCTGCCTGTGACTGACAGTGACACAGTGGCAGGCTAtaagcccttctcctcctcccactcccacTTCAGATGGGATGAGTTTTTAACGCAGCTTTGACCTCTTAAGCTTAGTCAGGCAGGGACTCTCTGCTGGGAGACGCCTCTTCTGAGTGCTCCCCACccagagaccttttttttttttttttttttcgggtgCTTGAGCTTTCGTATTATCTTTTGGTAGGGATCCAGTGACTACAGAGTGATCTACACATCTGCTTAGCATCTCCACATCTGTCAGCCCACTTCCACCAGCCAGCCGGGCTAAGCCAGAGGACCTGGCTTAGCTTCCAAAGGAATAACATTTGCCAGCAACATTTGCATACTAAAAGAGCTGCACATGGGTTTGTATTGAGTTTGTTAGGAAAGGCATGGTCATTGCTTACCTTTGTTAAAAAAGATAGCCTCTGGTCCACTCTGTTTATTTCTAGAGATTGGTGATGAATATACTGAAGctaaatacatgtattttgcaacttttccttccttgctctgCTTGTTCTGTTGATGGAAAGAAATCATCATCAGCAAAGGTCATTCATCGTTAGATGTGTCATCAAGTCCTGTGGAACAAGgtcttttattgttttcattctttgaaaCTTTTCCAAAACCTTTTTGCTCAAGTTTTTAAATGGCTTCAAATTA
Proteins encoded in this region:
- the GPR6 gene encoding LOW QUALITY PROTEIN: G-protein coupled receptor 6 (The sequence of the model RefSeq protein was modified relative to this genomic sequence to represent the inferred CDS: inserted 1 base in 1 codon), with product MRAPPTRRXAAPPPRRPPPRRHAALAHRLCPRTARAAMEAAAALNESGAATPRLPADGGGNGSRWLELSSRPPVPAALNPWDVMLCVSGTAIACENALVVAIICYSPALRTPMFVLVGSLATADLLAGLGLILNFVFQYVIRSETVSLLTVGFLVASFAASVSSLLAITVDRYLSLYNALTYYSEKTVLCIHTMLAGAWGISLCLGLLPVLGWNCLHDHAACSVVRPLTKSNVTLLSASFFLIFLIMLHLYIEICKIVCRHAHQIALQQHFLTASHYVATKKGVSTLAIILGTFGASWLPFAIYCVVGDPDYPSVYTYATLLPATYNSMINPIIYAYRNQEIQRSMWVLFCGCFQAKVSFRSQSPSDV